The genomic stretch CATGGATTCGTCAAGTGCCAAATATTCCTTCGTAAAACACACCAGTCACTTGAATGAGTTCACTGAGATCACCCAAGGCTACATCTTCAATAATCATTCCTTCTCTCCATTCTACAAACCTTTCAGCAATCCACAAATTAATTAGTCTATAGCATTTTATTTCATAATCCTCTGGGTAGATACTTGTGTAcaaccatggttcaaagtcgcggtcgcggtCGCGGCCTGGACCGTTCCACATCGATCTCGGTATATCGGTCGCGATCTCGACGAGAcgcgaatttttgaaatatttaatattctaaaaattgtaaaaaatatgataaacaaaaataattaaaaaattagtaaaaataataaaaattcgagttGATCCGGAATGAGTCGGAGTGATTCGGTGTGACTCGGCCGTTTCAACCCTTCACGGTGATATCTCGGCGAGTCAAGTATTTCGGAATCGTTTCGTCTCGATATCGTATCGGGAGGGCCCGAGACGGTGATAACTCGGCCGAATCGTCTCGGACTCGACCTAGACTTTGAACCATGTGTACAACGGACATGCCTTGAGATGCCAAGGCAAATCACTGTAACTAAGGGAGAGTATCTTTTTAACGCTGTCCAGCTCACCAGTGCCTTCTAATTCACCCTTAAGACTGCATCGAACCATCTCCCATTCCTCTGTTCTGTTTACATCTTTCGAAGCCAAAAGCCCACTGATTGCAAGAATCGCAAGGGGCAAACCCTCACATTTATCCAATACACCTTTGGTAACATCCATCAAATGGCTAGGGCATTAAAGATCTTGTTGCAAAACAGGGTCCATGAATCCCCAATAGATAGTGGCTCCATTCTGTAGACAAGACCCCGAGATTCAATGTAAGAGGCAGAGGCTACATCAGCTTTTCGAGTTGTTAGCATGACACGGTTGCCGTGGCTACTCTCAGGCAGTGCAAATTTGATGGTATTCCAAAATTCCACGTCCCATACATCATCAAAAAAAATTGCATACCTTCCAGCTTGTTGAAAAAAATCTTTGACAAATTTTTTCAGCTCAGTAGTAGTCATAGATTCGATCGATTGTGGGACTAGTTTCTTCCCTTCCTCGTGTAACTGCCGAATCAAGTCTTTCAAGAGGTACTGAAAGTCACATGTTTGAGAGACAGTTACCCAAGTACGAACTGGGAAATGCTTTCTGACTTCAGGATCCTCATGGACTCTTTTCACTAGAGTAGTTTTGCCAAGTCCTCCCATACCAACCACTGAAACAACTTTTAGTTGCTGATCATCCCCTTCGAGGAGTTGagaaatgtgacagccccaccttcccctaagacgaaccaaagaggatagcggactgcctgcccaactctcgccaggactaatggTGTAGTTAAACACGATCTAAACCGTTTCGggaaaataaaagcgcgctcaaactatacaaaattgcaaaatagcaATACAAAATCAAAACCGCCAATGAATAgcgggtgccatgtcatataactcggaaaaatattttctatacatgaacagggttaaacggtgttatacacatacgtttgtaatttacagaacaaaaggaagataaataaagtcacatatcaataacaatggtaaaaggatacggacggctctcaagaatCCCTTTCCTCGCTCGCCATACTTGATCGTATCTCATCGACCCTCCATCAATGTACAAAGTGTAACCaaacgtagactccactttacttccattctttccacccaacatacccctaccgggcccaaactCCAAATAGTGGAAAAATTGGCAATACTCGAGAATACCgaaatcgagagtctcatactacaagattccatataacagtccctatggctcgtcaattttcacgaccaaacccttgccggctcgattcaattgactaccaatggggttgaactcagtgataataataatgttcgttggatactcgtccaaccgacacccattCCAATATATTCATATACCATTCAAGTAACACCATAAACAGTCATATGTAAGACATaaagggtgagagtgatcaagtacaccctcgcttgAACAATTTCAAcggtgcaaataagcattcaaggcatcaatttcagatgtaacaaagccacatagtaacaagcaagtgagtggtacactctccaagcaagcaaatgaaatttcatacacttccgcccaaagagcgtcttgaatcaccgtcacgctctaaaacattcaaacaagcacaatgagactcgaatatgagtcataaaccgaatccacatgCTACTAGAGTACAAACaaatggaacgtataagtgcaaaatcaaacaaggacatgtgcggaaacaAAGTTTAgattggaaaacaaaaggcagatttgctgttgcttagcggaattaacacaactgaagctacccttgtcggattgaggtgtaatttacaccgttttgaagcta from Coffea eugenioides isolate CCC68of chromosome 8, Ceug_1.0, whole genome shotgun sequence encodes the following:
- the LOC113780223 gene encoding disease resistance protein RPM1-like, with the translated sequence MGGLGKTTLVKRVHEDPEVRKHFPVRTWVTVSQTCDFQYLLKDLIRQLHEEGKKLVPQSIESMTTTELKKFVKDFFQQAGRYAIFFDDVWDVEFWNTIKFALPESSHGNRVMLTTRKADVASASYIESRGLVYRMEPLSIGDSWTLFCNKIFNALAI